From a region of the Rhipicephalus microplus isolate Deutch F79 chromosome X, USDA_Rmic, whole genome shotgun sequence genome:
- the LOC142776083 gene encoding uncharacterized protein LOC142776083, whose product MLDGSSPEESGHRDDDDCAGLTKRELFDALREKDRLLADLLRRLPQPESSGAPHQAAINTFQVMPDLSRNIPDFSGYGCASAAREWMESLRQTATLHRWPTPFLLETAKCHLVGAAKDWYRSRAAEISSWDDFERMFGRTFYSQTRAAERWRRMQERMQQRNENTAAYFHEKVRLCREAHLDFCDTREQVLTGLRSRELCTMLLGRSHEDADDLLHDIQEFERIDRERRERFGTAAERRATSDAPRMQPAPKAPLQGASGYDRRDQRPPITNQNGERKCYNCFKFGHISRDCPEERRIEKCLKCGKTGHTQKHCQAKGPRNETNAVSGEKIDPGVLLKPVKWNGNETLIGMIDTGSSGCLLRESAAVRCGAEVLEDATALYGFGSQGVPAARAIGRCRANLLIDGVVGKNIQILVVPDEAQSVDLLVGRTFTELPYVTYAKLGDSLQFWHRDECPFSHLEPFVSCPKLRLKTAEETPLQANVINWVGLSSQSNVTGAVLFNNRGCEILVDMEDGEVTVPVFTSGNDDVVRRKGRRLGHATEVDIPGCEMKEINECREECSAANPEQILVTEARRPIGCEKIKIDPSVTEEQRRELACHLNEYRDFFAANLGEHGCTPALSMDIQEIPGSAPVAVRPYRTNAAKREAIRDIVGERKREGIGTETHSEYTSPVITTSMVDTEQRDWDEKLSEAECSLNNAVNKTTGKTPFELLHGYRPEFHSVALKRLFASKASEWEEPDGLRERVRQRLMSEQKKMKVAYDKRHFPARMYGVGDVVFMKRAPEQTEKPAKAQPKYRGPLVITAVLPADTYRVADLDETKASRFATTAHVSQLKCWTTTNPHSHLDDDGESAEESDAPECEVQRLRRSARSCAKTHPYASAP is encoded by the coding sequence ATGCTGGACGGATCATCGCCGGAGGAGAGTGGTCACCGTGATGACGACGACTGTGCCGGGCTCACCAAGCGGGAACTTTTCGACGCTTTGCGCGAGAAAGACCGCTTGTTGGCGGatctgctgcggcggctgcctcaGCCGGAGTCGTCGGGGGCTCCACACCAGGCGGCCATCAACACGTTTCAGGTGATGCCCGATTTGAGCAGGAATATTCCAGACTTTTCCGGTTATGGTTGCGCGTCAGCAGCCCGGGAATGGATGGAAAGTTTGCGCCAGACGGCTACGCTTCACCGGTGGCCAACGCCATTCCTGCTCGAAACTGCCAAGTGTCACCTGGTCGGCGCCGCAAAGGATTGGTACCGTTCGAGAGCTGCCGAAATTTCATCGTGGGACGATTTCGAGCGGATGTTCGGGCGGACTTTCTACAGTCAGACACGGGCGGCGGAGCGATGGAGGCGTATGCAAGAGCGAATGCAGCAGCGAAATGAGAACACTGCTGCGTACTTCCACGAGAAGGTGCGCCTTTGCAGAGAGGCGCACTTGGATTTCTGTGATACGAGGGAGCAGGTGCTGACCGGTCTCCGATCGCGGGAGTTATGCACGATGCTTCTGGGAAGGTCGCATGAAGACGCGGATGACCTGTTGCACGACATTCAGGAATTTGAGAGGATCGACCGCGAGCGACGAGAACGCTTCGGGACAGCGGCTGAGCGAAGAGCGACAAGCGATGCACCTCGTATGCAACCTGCACCGAAGGCACCGCTGCAGGGAGCGTCCGGGTACGACAGGCGGGACCAGCGACCACCTATCACAAATCAGAACGGTGAGCGAAAATGTTATAATTGTTTCAAATTCGGACACATTTCGCGGGATTGCCCAGAGGAAAGACGAATTGAAAAATGTCTAAAATGTGGGAAGACTGGGCATACCCAAAAACACTGCCAAGCAAAAGGCCCCAGAAATGAGACCAACGCTGTCTCTGGAGAGAAAATTGATCCTGGCGTGCTTTTGAAGCCCGTTAAATGGAATGGCAATGAGACTTTGATTGGCATGATAGACACAGGCAGTTCCGGTTGCTTACTGCGCGAATCAGCGGCGGTGCGGTGCGGAGCGGAAGTGCTGGAAGATGCTACAGCTCTGTATGGTTTCGGCAGCCAGGGCGTTCCAGCTGCTCGTGCGATTGGCAGGTGCCGGGCCAACTTGCTGATAGATGGCGTCGTTGGCAAGAATATACAGATACTTGTTGTACCCGACGAGGCCCAGTCGGTCGATTTGCTTGTCGGTCGCACGTTTACCGAGCTGCCATATGTGACCTACGCTAAGCTGGGCGACAGCTTGCAATTCTGGCATAGAGACGAGTGCCCATTTTCACATCTCGAACCCTTCGTTTCATGTCCGAAATTACGTTTGAAAACTGCTGAAGAGACCCCACTGCAGGCCAATGTTATAAATTGGGTGGGACTGTCATCGCAGTCTAACGTCACTGGTGCAGTGCTATTCAACAACCGTGGGTGCGAAATTCTTGTTGACATGGAGGACGGAGAGGTTACTGTGCCGGTGTTTACGAGCGGAAACGATGACGTGGTTCGACGTAAAGGACGAAGACTTGGCCACGCGACAGAGGTGGACATCCCGGGTTGCGAGATGAAGGAAATAAATGAGTGTAGAGAGGAGTGCAGCGCGGCGAATCCAGAGCAAATTCTGGTTACGGAGGCGCGACGGCCGATTGGGTGCGAGAAAATTAAAATTGACCCCTCCGTAACAGAGGAGCAGCGTCGTGAGCTCGCGTGCCACCTTAATGAGTACCGGGATTTTTTCGCCGCCAATCTCGGCGAACATGGCTGCACACCTGCCCTTTCGATGGACATACAGGAGATACCTGGTAGCGCTCCCGTGGCTGTTCGGCCCTACCGCACGAATGCAGCAAAGCGAGAGGCTATACGTGACATCGTCGGAGAGCGGAAAAGAGAGGGAATCGGAACTGAGACACATTCCGAGTATACGAGCCCAGTAATTACTACATCGATGGTCGATACAGAGCAGCGAGATTGGGACGAAAAGCTCAGTGAGGCAGAGTGCAGCTTGAACAACGCTGTAAACAAGACGACTGGGAAGACTCCCTTCGAGTTGTTACATGGTTATCGACCGGAATTTCACAGCGTGGCACTGAAGCGCTTGTTTGCATCTAAAGCGTCAGAGTGGGAGGAGCCCGACGGGCTGCGCGAACGTGTACGGCAGCGCCTCATGAGcgagcagaagaagatgaaggtcgctTACGACAAGCGCCACTTCCCGGCTAGAATGTACGGTGTCGGTGACGTGGTCTTCATGAAGAGGGCTCCAGAACAGACGGAAAAGCCTGCCAAAGCCCAGCCAAAATATAGGGGCCCCCTTGTAATCACGGCAGTGTTGCCAGCTGACACGTATCGAGTTGCCGACCTTGACGAAACAAAGGCGAGCCGCTTCGCGACCACTGCGCACGTGTCACAGTTGAAGTGCTGGACAACGACCAATCCGCATTCACACCTTGATGACGACGGAGAGTCTGCGGAGGAGTCGGACGCCCCCGAATGTGAGGTGCAGCGACTGAGACGTTCGGCCCGTAGCTGCGCCAAGACCCATCCCTATGCGAGTGCGCCATAG